The Yamadazyma tenuis chromosome 2, complete sequence sequence TTATGTGAACTTTGTGGGACCTGTTGCGTTCCAGCGATATGGTAAAGCGGTCAAGGGTACCTCGATTTTGATCATCTCGTATTCGCTTACAGCCATTTCGCTTGTATTGATGTCATATTTTTTCAAGCCCACCAGGAAGGATGAAAATTTGTACACCTATCAGCCATGGTGGGTCGAGTCGTTTCACCCATTTTATTTTGTTAAGAAGAATGCTTCCAGAGAAGCGGAAGAAACGTTCATGAAGAGAAACCATAATCACAGACATGCAGTGAGAGTTATTGCAGCcacccaccaccacttTAACATGGTTGAAGGCTTGTCAAATGAAAGAGGTGACTTGACCCATAATTATTCGATTATTATTGTTACCATTACCACTGCTTTCACTTTTGTGGAGAGTATTTTGAGATGTATAACCTGTTTTCAAATGCAGCCATCCTGGAACAATAGTCCTTTATGTAAACCCATAGTGGCATATATATGCTGGGGTGTCTTGGAGACGTTGGCTCACATCTTTTACTTGGTTGGAAGAGTGGATTTGAGATTTTATAAACCTGATATTTTACCGGTTAAAATCAGGAGTATTATCACTGCAGAGCAGAgtttttttgcatccaGAAACATTTCTCAAAATGTCTCAGATGAAGAGGAATCGGAAGCGGAAGACATGGATGACTTCAGCTACACAGAACTGCCTCCAAGTCGAACAGCTGCTCCCCCAGGATACGAATTTAAGAACGACAAGCTTGAGGAATCGACTTCTAATGATAACGAATCTGATTTCAACTTTTAGAATTAAACAGAGAATAATGAATTAGCCTGAAAAGGTAAAGAGTTAGAAAATTTAAATCATGTAGAACTAAAAAGCGGCGTGTAAATTATTGGGTGAATCAAATGGTGAAACCGTTATAAAAAATGGAATGGTTAAAAATGCAGGGGAGAGATATTATATGAAAAAAAGCAAAATTAGCCAATATTAACGCACTACTGCAAAATGCAGCATACCTATATTAACTAGTACACTTAGATCGCACCACTTTTGCTGCTACACACTTTAACTCAGCACTGAACGACCAGAGCAAACTGGGGGGGGGGAAACTACTCAATTTGGAGGCGGatattttccaaaaatatACTTTTCGCCTTATCAGTACCAGTTTTCCGAAATATGAAGACTCAAAAAATCCTTGCAAAAAAGAGGATAACCAGCCAGGTAAAATGATTGGCCAAGAAATTAGTGGTAAGATGAGTAATAAAATCAACCTATTATTAACTTAAGACGTACTTACCCTGACGTGGCGTGAAACAAGCTTCAAGCATCCCAAGGCTAAAGGTTCAATATCCGGCGCAAGCACATTCCCAAATTGGTAACAAGCGACAACCTACCTAATCGGGAAGGTGAATACCTCTCGCGCCCCAACTTATCGACCGACATGTATACAGGAGGCATCGATCGCCAGTCTCACCCACTATAAAGGAGTTGGATTCGCCGGATAATCGAAAAATTATTAAAGAAAATTATTACTGCTATCATGGCTGCTCCTAAGGTTCACCCATTCGAGTCCGTCACTGACTACGAAATTAGAGCTGCTTCTAAGTTGGTTAAGGATGCTTATCCAGCCTCTGCTAATGTGCACTTTGTTCAAATCGACAGAGTCGAtcctccaaagaaagaTATGATCAAATATTTGGAAGCTGAAAAACACGGTGCCGATTTACCCTTCATCCCAAGAGTGTTGTACTGTTACTACTACACCAATGAATTGGAATTCAACAAGGCATTGGTTAACGTTACCATTGGTCATGTCATTACCAAGACCCAATTACCAAAGGGTACTGTTGGTCCTTTCTTGCCTGAAGATATGATTGAGTGGGAAGAACACTGTAACAACCATCCACTTGTTCTCGCCGAAatcgagaagttgaagttgccAAAGGGTTATTCTGTCAGAAACGACCCATGGATTTACGCCACTGATGATGCTAACGAAAGAAGACCTTTGGTGCAATTCTTTATGTACGTATTGGCTGGTAACGGGCACTCGGAATCCAACCACTACTCTTTacctttgaagttttctccCGTGTTTGAAGCCTATTCCAAGAAGTTCGTAAGAATCGACTACTTGCCAGGTGGATATGATGAGACTACCACCCCAACTATGCCATGGCAGGAAGTTCCTTGTGTTCAATATCATCCCGATTTGAACGGAGAGACCAAGATGAGAGATGTCAAGCCATTATtaatttcgcagccagaAGGTCCATCTTTCACTTTCGAGAAGGGAAAGGTCACCTGGCAAGGATGGGAATTCAGAGTTTCTACCTCCGCTAGAGAAGGTGTTGTTATATACGATGCCAAGTTTAAGGGTAGACAAACTTTCTACAGAATTTCCTTGTCGGAAATGACTGTTCCATATGGTGATCCAAGAGCTCCTTACCACAGAAAACAAGCATTTGATTTGGGTGACTGTGGTTTCGGCGTCAACGGTAACAAGTTGGGCTTGGGATGTGACTGTCTTGGTGTTATCAAGTACCTTGATGGTCATGGAATCAAAGCCACTGGTGAACCATTCACCATTCCAAGCACCGTTTGTATGCACGAACAAGATAATGGTCTTTTGTACAAACATGTCAACTACAGAACCGACAATGCCGTTGTtgccagaagaagagaattCGTTGTTCAAACCATTGCTACAGTTGCCAACTACGAATATATTCTCAATCTTAAATTCGTAACTGACGGTTCCATTGATATTGAGGTGAGAGCCACCGGTATCTTATCCACTATGccaattgatgaaaacgTTACGGTTCCTTGGGGTACCATTGTTGGTCCAAACGTAATGGCTGCTTACCATCAACACATTTTGTCTTTCAGAATTGATCCAGCTATTGATGGCCACAAAAATACCGTGGTTTACGACGATGTGGAAAAGATGCCAATATCTAAGTTGAACCCATACGGTGTTGGCTTTATCACTAAAAGAAACTACATTGAGAAGGCTGGTAGTATCGACCAATCTCCTTTCACCAACAGAAGTTACAAGGTTATCAATGAACATGTCGTTAACCCAATTTCTAAGACTCCAGTTGGTTACAAGATTAACATGCCAGCCCGTCAAATGGTTTTGGCTGATGCCAACTCTTTCAACGTCAAGAGAGCCAAGTTCTCTACCGAACAGGTATGGGTCACCAAGTACAACGATCACCAATTGTTTGCTGCCGGTGAATTTACTAATCAATCTCACGAGGATACTGGTTTAGGAGTTTGGGCCAATGGAGTTGACCCAGTTAGAGATGAAGACTTGGTTGTTTGGGCCACCATGGGATTCACCCACATTCCaagagttgaagatttcCCAGTTATGCCCGTTGAAATCCACAATATTCACTTAAGTCctttcaatttctttgacAGAAACCCAGCTTTGGATCTTCCTCAAGCCAATAAcactttcaacaaatctGTCTTGGCTCCAAGCTCCACCAGTGCTGAAAAGTCCTGTTGCAAGACTAACTTGTAAGTGTGAACCACTGTGTAAGATATTAGTGATAGATTTTAATATAAATGATGTGCCGAAGAAAATACCATTGTCGTAAATTGCAGTTGTGGTAGGTTTGGTAGTTCCTTTGGTAGTGTAATCCAAGCGATGCTCATCTCAAATAGATCCCGCATCTTGCGAAATTCTTTTGAAtaaaaaaaattttatCAGCAGAGATTGGTTTTATCTTTGGTTGTATTCTTTAAAAATTGGAAATAGTGCTTTGAACGGGAGTACTTTGGGTTTATATTATTAAAAGGGATATAACGGCATCATTAtacatcttcaaaagactATTTTACATTTGCATATACATAATTAACCATGAGAATTTATCAGTGTCACTTTTGCTCATCTCCAGTGTATCCTCTTCACGGGATAATGTTTGTGAGAAATGACTCCAAGGAGTTCAGATTCTGTCGCTCCAAGTGCcacaagaacttcaagcaGCGTCGTAACCCTCGTAAGTTGAGATGGACCAAGGCATTCAGAAAAGCTGCTGGTaaagagttggtggtggattCCACCTTAACTTTTGCCTCTAGAAGAAACGTTCCTGTCAGATATAACAGAGACTTGGTTGCTACTACTTTGACAGCCATGGCcagagttgaagaaatcagacagaagagagaaagagCCTTCTACAAGAATAGAATGAGAGGCAATAAGGAAAGACAACTTGCTCTtgacaagaaattgattgaaGGCCACCCAGAATTACTCAAGATCAGAGAAGTCGAGTTAAGAAGAAAGGCAGAAAGAAGAGCCGCCAAGGAAAGTGCTATGgaggaagacgaagatCTCGATGTTTCTGAgtctgaagatgaaaatgaagacaTGATGAGCATGGAAAGTGAATCTGAGTCTGACGAAGAATCCACCAAGGTCAAACAaaaggtgttgttgaagaacaagagaAAAGTCAAACGTTAAGGTTGAATCAATTTATGAATGGTACTGTAAATTAACACACTAAACTATATCTAATATACACTGTAGTAGTCGGATTTTAGGTCTTTCTATCTTGCTCGGGTGATCACTGGCCAGTATGGTGATTGTTTATATGAACTCTGGCGCTCATCTGTGTCAAATGCTTCCTCTTCTTGCTGTGTTGGTTCCAGCATTCCAGGTTTCTTCCGGGAGAGCTCTCGCTGTGcgttcatcatcatttcAATAGTATATACATGTGTTTCCGTGTGGATTTTGTTGTGTTGCCAGCGTTTGGTATCATCATCCTCATTGTCATCACGGCCTCGCTTTCGTATGGGAGAAGAGCTTGGAGGTGTGAGAGCCAGCATGCTTATCTGATGGTTTGTTGAAATAAAAATGCAGTCGCGTCATTTGCAATCACGTAGAGCGAGTGGAGGACGTCAGTAGTTTTTAGGTGCTTGCATTGAAAAATTCGTATTTATGGACAAACTACATATTACTTCATGCGTACAGAATCAATTTACCCAGTTATGGTCGTCACTACCTAGTTGTACAAATTCGATATGTACCTTATTGTATTCACCCAACGGAAGGAAGGAGCGAAGTGATCGCAGAAACCTTTAATAGGTAGCAACAACGGCAGGATTTTTGTAGTCCAGTAACTTAGCTAGTACAAGAGATAGTGTCTTCTAACGATACCCTTTTCGAACCTCCAATCCAAgagatcttgaaggaattgacGAAGCACACCaaatttcgcagccacaTCGAATTGCAGAAAATATTGATACTTTCTTGTTCGATCAAAGGTGTGGTGTTCAGCATAGTTCAACCACATAGGGTTTAGTAGCTAAGCCCTATACTTTATAGAGCTAAGGGTGGGGTTATGGGTATTTTTCTCACACCTAGGTAAACCTCAGCATGCGAGCGAACAATTTCGCACGCCCGATTTAGCTGCTAACGATCACCAGAgcgaaaatttttcaagtaacaattcttcaaaaagaactACTAACAAACACATTTTATAATGGTATGTTCCACCAGATAAACTAAGGCTCTGGACCTCCTGCATGATCTATGATCTATTCTACATTGTATGACAGATAAACAGATTGTGCATCAAGGGAGTGATCCATGATGTTTTCTCAAGATGTTGAGTGAATATGTATATCACTCTCTTTGATGCATAGGCTGAGTATCGACAGATACTGTAGAGTAAGACTAGATAAAGACAAAGATCTTTATACTAACTACTCAATGACACAGCCTCCAAAGAAAGTTGCCCCAGCGCCTTTAGCTACTAGATCCGCCAAGCCAGTTAAGGCTTCAAAGAACCCATTGGTTGAATCTTCGCCAAAGAACTTTGGAATTGGTCAAGCCATCCAACCAAAGAGAAACTTGTCCAGATTCGTCAAATGGCCTGAATACGTCAGATTGCAAAGacaaaagaagattttATCTTTGAGATTGAAGGTTCCTCCAGCAATTGCCCAAttctccaacaccttggacAAGAACACCGCTACTCAAACCTTtaaattgttcaacaagtatcAACCAGAAACTAAGgctgaaaagaaggaaagaTTGACCAAGGAAGCTGCTGCTATTGCTGAAGGTAAATCTGCTAAAGATGCTTCCCCAAAGCCTCTTAACGTGAAGTACGGTTTGAACCACGTTGTTTCGTTGGTAGAAAAcaagaaggccaagttggttTTGATTGCCAACGATGTTGACCCTATTGAATTGGTTATCTTCTTGCCAGCTTTGTGCAGAAAGATGGGTGTTCCATATGCCATTGTTAAGGGTAAGGCTAGATTGGGAACTTTGGTTCACAAGAAGACATCCTCCGTCGCTGCTTTGACCGAAGTGTCCGCTGCCGATGAGGCtgagttggccaagttggtttctaccatcaacaacaacttccTTGAGAAATACGAAGAAAACAGAAAACACTGGGGTGGTGGTATCTTGGGTGCTAAGGCTGAAGCCAAGAGAATCAAGAAGGCAAAGAACTCCGACGTTCCAATCCCAGCTCCAGTGGCTGCTTCTGAGTAAGTCAACGAATATCTGTATTTTATAGTCAATGGACAAACTAGGCACTTAACTTTGAATCACTGGAGTAAGGTTATATGTCTGTAGTGGTCCAAGGGCTACAGCCCCAGGACTGTGTTTGGGCGCGCAGTAGTGTGCTCGgactgaaaatttttgtCTCTAGTGATTCCTAAAAGCGCTGAATTTTATTTTGTCTTTTACTTCCTCATAGT is a genomic window containing:
- a CDS encoding uncharacterized protein (EggNog:ENOG503NUNN; COG:S), which produces MTKTREYSASDGILNMLYALQNGADTGSGIRPMRDYGKNLLGSKLPPAFIQRAVSNLNNLFGNYPVTSDYAPSVLFTVIFIVLGTAHFTLFTVNVSRGHLFYISFAWGLIAWLKGVGFALRSQWALDILQVNIGLASEVILIVSGVFLSTVNLVLAQRLFTWRHPVGGDRKLFKNIMYGMYVMVVAVIVGTVFAQASPYVNFVGPVAFQRYGKAVKGTSILIISYSLTAISLVLMSYFFKPTRKDENLYTYQPWWVESFHPFYFVKKNASREAEETFMKRNHNHRHAVRVIAATHHHFNMVEGLSNERGDLTHNYSIIIVTITTAFTFVESILRCITCFQMQPSWNNSPLCKPIVAYICWGVLETLAHIFYLVGRVDLRFYKPDILPVKIRSIITAEQSFFASRNISQNVSDEEESEAEDMDDFSYTESPPSRTAAPPGYEFKNDKLEESTSNDNESDFNF
- the AMO2 gene encoding Cytochrome c oxidase subunit 1 (EggNog:ENOG503NTVH; COG:Q), which produces MAAPKVHPFESVTDYEIRAASKLVKDAYPASANVHFVQIDRVDPPKKDMIKYLEAEKHGADLPFIPRVLYCYYYTNELEFNKALVNVTIGHVITKTQLPKGTVGPFLPEDMIEWEEHCNNHPLVLAEIEKLKLPKGYSVRNDPWIYATDDANERRPLVQFFMYVLAGNGHSESNHYSLPLKFSPVFEAYSKKFVRIDYLPGGYDETTTPTMPWQEVPCVQYHPDLNGETKMRDVKPLLISQPEGPSFTFEKGKVTWQGWEFRVSTSAREGVVIYDAKFKGRQTFYRISLSEMTVPYGDPRAPYHRKQAFDLGDCGFGVNGNKLGLGCDCLGVIKYLDGHGIKATGEPFTIPSTVCMHEQDNGLLYKHVNYRTDNAVVARRREFVVQTIATVANYEYILNLKFVTDGSIDIEVRATGILSTMPIDENVTVPWGTIVGPNVMAAYHQHILSFRIDPAIDGHKNTVVYDDVEKMPISKLNPYGVGFITKRNYIEKAGSIDQSPFTNRSYKVINEHVVNPISKTPVGYKINMPARQMVLADANSFNVKRAKFSTEQVWVTKYNDHQLFAAGEFTNQSHEDTGLGVWANGVDPVRDEDLVVWATMGFTHIPRVEDFPVMPVEIHNIHLSPFNFFDRNPALDLPQANNTFNKSVLAPSSTSAEKSCCKTNL
- the RLP24 gene encoding ATPase-activating ribosome biosynthesis protein (COG:J; EggNog:ENOG503P1WJ) produces the protein MRIYQCHFCSSPVYPLHGIMFVRNDSKEFRFCRSKCHKNFKQRRNPRKLRWTKAFRKAAGKELVVDSTLTFASRRNVPVRYNRDLVATTLTAMARVEEIRQKRERAFYKNRMRGNKERQLALDKKLIEGHPELLKIREVELRRKAERRAAKESAMEEDEDLDVSESEDENEDMMSMESESESDEESTKVKQKVLLKNKRKVKR
- the rpl8_2 gene encoding 60S ribosomal protein L8 (EggNog:ENOG503NUET; COG:J) codes for the protein MTQPPKKVAPAPLATRSAKPVKASKNPLVESSPKNFGIGQAIQPKRNLSRFVKWPEYVRLQRQKKILSLRLKVPPAIAQFSNTLDKNTATQTFKLFNKYQPETKAEKKERLTKEAAAIAEGKSAKDASPKPLNVKYGLNHVVSLVENKKAKLVLIANDVDPIELVIFLPALCRKMGVPYAIVKGKARLGTLVHKKTSSVAALTEVSAADEAELAKLVSTINNNFLEKYEENRKHWGGGILGAKAEAKRIKKAKNSDVPIPAPVAASEHLTLNHWSKMSKSKNHTAHNQSKKAHRNGIKKPKTNRYPSLKGVDAKFRRNHRYALHGTAKTLAKARAEKSA